The following proteins are encoded in a genomic region of Streptomyces lunaelactis:
- a CDS encoding TIR domain-containing protein, producing MGRVFISYSHVDKLYAERVIRQLRSARFDVVVDQDALQAGQEWRTELFRLIRSSQATLVILTEAARTSEEVASEWAYALGVGVPVFPLRFEVTSRPSRLDPLHGFDFRRHSAPWGDLIKTLNFLPPAPREFTEGLEEVQSTAQQIRANLDFQGNRCFQHIVSQSLREMGNQLQSIGGGSQYMVPATQYPFYLISAQNVLRARVKALALVDQEELFWQQGVGRVINESAQPESVRVFAFTSSGDFHRMFETLTYYAGIYRVYAISYEHLVAKFSAFGKDFSIIEADGDRVLGSYAGPLGEKVIRFSADVDEVVDHERVLDRIVAVSRPIVPDDRGKVLTASKQIFEDWKLSPLMLKTAEMSLYIAIDDYDEFEERHAYYVEMMAEMLAVFRARRGRRYSRDPERSQALELGAGTGIFTRRLANEPEVDCVAVEIDFACSNKLERNLRNRSNAVAVNADSRTYREGGQGGRFQFIFSSFADHHIKLEDKSRYFENVKNNLAPGGRIIVGDEFLPEYDPGDMEAWQAALRVYHGHIIEFAAARAAEHDSRGEDEQAHAHRELIRLESAALESGLAKQGDFKLSRSLYEQILKEQGFQFRAKKIGPLDDDSVGGIYVYELWLD from the coding sequence ATGGGTCGAGTCTTCATCTCGTACAGTCACGTCGATAAGTTGTATGCGGAGCGAGTCATTCGGCAGCTGAGGTCGGCCCGCTTCGACGTCGTTGTCGACCAGGATGCTCTGCAGGCCGGTCAGGAATGGCGTACCGAACTGTTCCGGCTGATCAGGTCGTCGCAGGCGACTCTCGTGATTCTTACCGAGGCGGCGCGCACCTCCGAAGAGGTGGCGTCGGAGTGGGCTTATGCCCTGGGCGTCGGTGTCCCGGTGTTCCCGCTTCGCTTCGAAGTGACGTCCCGGCCGTCACGGCTCGATCCGTTGCATGGGTTTGATTTCCGTCGGCACTCGGCGCCGTGGGGTGATCTGATCAAGACGCTGAACTTTCTGCCGCCTGCCCCTCGGGAGTTCACCGAGGGTCTTGAGGAGGTGCAGAGCACGGCTCAGCAGATTCGCGCGAACCTCGACTTTCAGGGAAACAGGTGTTTTCAGCACATTGTCAGTCAGTCGTTACGCGAAATGGGAAACCAGCTCCAGTCGATCGGCGGCGGTTCGCAGTACATGGTGCCGGCCACCCAGTATCCTTTCTATCTGATATCTGCCCAGAACGTGTTGCGTGCCCGAGTCAAGGCGCTGGCCCTTGTGGACCAGGAGGAATTATTCTGGCAGCAAGGGGTCGGGAGGGTAATCAACGAATCGGCTCAACCGGAAAGCGTTCGAGTTTTCGCATTCACGTCGTCCGGCGATTTTCATCGTATGTTCGAGACGCTGACGTATTACGCCGGAATTTATCGAGTGTATGCCATCAGCTATGAGCACTTGGTGGCGAAATTCAGTGCCTTCGGCAAGGATTTTTCGATCATCGAGGCGGACGGTGACCGAGTTCTGGGCAGCTACGCTGGCCCCCTCGGCGAGAAGGTTATACGCTTCTCTGCCGACGTCGACGAAGTTGTCGATCACGAACGCGTATTGGACAGGATTGTTGCCGTGTCGCGCCCGATCGTCCCGGACGATCGGGGGAAAGTACTGACCGCAAGCAAGCAGATCTTCGAAGACTGGAAGCTTTCACCGCTCATGCTCAAAACGGCAGAGATGTCGCTGTACATCGCGATCGACGACTATGATGAATTCGAAGAGCGACATGCCTACTATGTCGAGATGATGGCCGAGATGCTGGCTGTCTTCCGTGCTCGGCGCGGCCGCAGGTATTCGCGCGATCCCGAGCGCAGTCAGGCGCTGGAACTCGGTGCCGGGACGGGGATCTTCACTCGCCGTCTCGCGAATGAGCCCGAGGTCGACTGCGTGGCGGTCGAGATCGACTTTGCGTGCAGCAATAAACTTGAGCGCAATCTGCGCAACCGGTCGAACGCTGTCGCGGTGAATGCCGACAGTCGCACCTATCGAGAGGGTGGGCAAGGTGGTCGCTTCCAGTTCATTTTCTCCTCCTTCGCGGACCATCACATCAAGCTGGAAGACAAGAGTCGCTATTTCGAGAACGTCAAGAACAATCTGGCGCCGGGCGGCCGGATCATCGTCGGTGATGAGTTCTTGCCGGAATACGATCCGGGCGACATGGAAGCCTGGCAGGCGGCATTGCGCGTTTATCACGGGCACATCATTGAATTCGCTGCTGCTCGCGCTGCCGAGCATGATAGTCGTGGCGAGGACGAGCAGGCTCATGCGCATCGAGAATTGATCAGACTGGAATCTGCCGCACTTGAATCCGGCCTGGCCAAGCAGGGTGACTTCAAGCTGTCACGTTCTCTGTACGAGCAGATCCTGAAGGAGCAGGGATTCCAGTTCCGGGCGAAGAAGATCGGTCCGCTGGACGATGACTCGGTGGGTGGAATCTATGTGTACGAGTTGTGGCTCGACTGA